From the Kitasatospora viridis genome, one window contains:
- the trpD gene encoding anthranilate phosphoribosyltransferase, producing the protein MANVNPANGGDDPVQVSRTWPDVLSSLLAGTDLDRADTAWAMDRIMSGEASPVQVAGFMVALRAKGETVDEVSGLVEAMYAHARPLEIPGPAVDIVGTGGDRAKTVNISTMSAIVAAAAGAKVVKHGNRAASSASGSSDVLEKLGVRLDLTPRRVAEVAEEVGLTFCFAATFHPAMRHTAAARRDLGVPTAFNILGPLTNPARVTAHAVGCFDTRLAGLIAGVLAERGSTALVFRGDDGLDELTVCTTSRVWLVRDGRVTETVLDPRELGIELVAIEALRGADAEYNAAVARRVLAGERGPVRDAVVLNSAAALVALDLTAAPLTEQLAAAMKRTEEALDSGAAAALLDRWSAATAR; encoded by the coding sequence ATGGCGAACGTGAACCCTGCGAACGGCGGCGACGACCCCGTGCAGGTGAGCCGCACCTGGCCGGACGTGCTGAGCAGCCTGCTGGCCGGCACCGACCTGGACCGCGCCGACACCGCCTGGGCGATGGACCGGATCATGAGCGGCGAGGCCAGCCCGGTGCAGGTGGCCGGCTTCATGGTGGCGCTGCGGGCCAAGGGCGAGACCGTGGACGAGGTCAGCGGCCTGGTCGAGGCGATGTACGCGCACGCCCGCCCGCTGGAGATCCCCGGGCCGGCCGTGGACATCGTCGGCACCGGCGGCGACCGGGCCAAGACCGTCAACATCTCCACCATGTCGGCGATCGTCGCCGCGGCGGCCGGCGCCAAGGTGGTCAAGCACGGCAACCGGGCCGCCTCCTCGGCCAGCGGCTCCTCGGACGTGCTGGAGAAGCTGGGCGTGCGGCTGGACCTGACGCCCCGTCGGGTCGCCGAGGTGGCCGAGGAGGTCGGGCTGACCTTCTGCTTCGCCGCCACCTTCCACCCCGCGATGCGGCACACCGCCGCCGCCCGGCGCGACCTCGGGGTGCCGACCGCCTTCAACATCCTCGGCCCGCTGACCAACCCGGCCCGGGTGACGGCGCACGCGGTCGGCTGCTTCGACACCCGGCTGGCCGGCCTGATCGCCGGGGTGCTCGCCGAACGCGGCTCCACCGCGCTGGTCTTCCGCGGCGACGACGGGCTGGACGAGCTGACCGTCTGCACCACCTCGCGGGTCTGGCTGGTCCGCGACGGCCGGGTCACCGAGACCGTGCTCGACCCGCGCGAGCTGGGCATCGAACTGGTCGCGATCGAGGCGCTGCGCGGTGCGGACGCCGAGTACAACGCGGCGGTGGCCCGCCGGGTGCTGGCCGGCGAGCGCGGGCCGGTGCGGGACGCGGTGGTGCTCAACTCCGCTGCCGCGCTGGTCGCGTTGGACCTCACCGCGGCGCCGCTGACCGAGCAGCTGGCGGCCGCCATGAAGCGCACCGAGGAGGCCCTGGACTCCGGCGCCGCCGCCGCGCTGCTGGACCGCTGGTCGGCGGCCACCGCGCGGTAG